One stretch of Rhodohalobacter mucosus DNA includes these proteins:
- a CDS encoding PQQ-dependent sugar dehydrogenase, with the protein MAFLYGFLFGAYKVFPFNQLMAAKHYVETKFGSFESVDGGNVTSVEVQNTFLQRLLLKKVQLGQNIGSGGGIFISGDVLFVVTNKGQVFVFNMDTQTAIESGTIPRAPMNFDAFIASGHPYQNDFRMPWFRVNGVHAESGGSGNHTLFISHNGYIQENDCITHNVSRLDINVSGSTASSTSGWETIFTATPCIEPVPENWLAATPYSGHISGGEITTFDENTLLVTVGDYNRHGLNNAEMWAMDDSNPYGKYILMDKETGEWSVFARGTRNPSGLHIDGTGTIWSVENGPMAGDEMNIVERNENYGWPMVSNGLWYDLDYDFPGGVPRGQHSGYISPVFSWIPAVAPSGIIRMESTKFELWQGDLLVTTMRDQSIRRIRLDDAQNVDYDERIELGHRIRDIATLPDDTLVLFTDDGYLIFIDDGGVIHEEMGAAENERIARLEGFGNLITGTQEATESDTNNITAKAIFDYHCAVCHGSGTNAIGPHLDDIYGRQIGSLENFNYSETLRSDSRTWAPPLMRTFLTNPDSEFAGTTMPKANLKSAEADSLIRYLENL; encoded by the coding sequence TTGGCATTTCTATACGGCTTTTTGTTCGGGGCGTACAAAGTATTTCCGTTTAACCAGCTGATGGCCGCCAAACACTATGTTGAAACCAAGTTTGGAAGTTTTGAATCAGTCGATGGCGGCAATGTCACTTCCGTTGAAGTGCAGAACACTTTTTTGCAGAGACTTCTGCTGAAAAAAGTTCAGCTTGGTCAAAATATCGGCTCCGGAGGCGGGATCTTCATATCCGGCGATGTGCTTTTTGTCGTTACAAATAAGGGTCAGGTCTTTGTCTTTAATATGGATACCCAAACAGCGATCGAAAGCGGCACTATTCCGCGAGCCCCTATGAATTTTGATGCATTTATCGCTTCCGGGCACCCTTACCAGAACGATTTCCGAATGCCCTGGTTCAGGGTGAATGGGGTTCATGCGGAGTCCGGCGGGTCCGGAAACCATACACTTTTCATTTCCCATAACGGGTACATTCAGGAAAATGACTGCATCACCCACAACGTGAGCCGGCTCGACATAAATGTATCCGGATCTACCGCGAGCAGCACAAGCGGATGGGAAACCATTTTTACGGCAACACCCTGTATTGAGCCGGTGCCTGAAAACTGGCTGGCTGCCACTCCCTACTCGGGCCACATTTCCGGCGGTGAGATAACAACCTTTGATGAAAATACTCTTTTGGTCACGGTTGGCGACTACAACCGGCACGGTTTGAACAATGCGGAGATGTGGGCCATGGATGACTCGAATCCATACGGCAAATATATTCTAATGGATAAAGAGACCGGTGAGTGGTCCGTCTTTGCAAGGGGCACCCGGAATCCTTCAGGACTGCATATCGACGGTACCGGGACCATCTGGTCGGTAGAAAACGGGCCTATGGCAGGCGATGAAATGAATATCGTGGAAAGGAACGAGAACTACGGCTGGCCCATGGTATCAAACGGACTCTGGTACGATCTGGATTATGATTTCCCAGGCGGTGTTCCACGCGGGCAGCATTCCGGATACATATCCCCGGTTTTCTCGTGGATTCCCGCAGTAGCTCCCAGCGGCATCATCAGAATGGAGAGCACAAAATTTGAACTCTGGCAGGGAGACCTGCTGGTTACCACCATGAGAGATCAAAGTATTCGCCGCATACGGCTGGATGATGCTCAGAATGTTGACTACGACGAGCGAATTGAGCTGGGCCATAGAATACGGGATATCGCCACCCTGCCTGACGATACCCTGGTGCTTTTTACGGATGACGGCTACCTGATTTTTATTGATGACGGAGGGGTTATTCATGAAGAGATGGGCGCCGCGGAAAATGAGCGCATAGCACGGCTTGAGGGCTTCGGTAATCTGATAACCGGCACCCAGGAGGCGACTGAATCGGATACAAATAACATAACGGCTAAAGCCATCTTTGACTACCACTGCGCGGTTTGTCACGGATCCGGCACCAACGCCATTGGCCCTCATCTGGACGACATTTATGGCCGGCAAATAGGAAGCCTGGAAAACTTTAACTATTCGGAGACGCTTCGGTCGGACAGCAGAACCTGGGCACCGCCGCTGATGAGAACATTTCTTACAAACCCTGATTCCGAATTTGCAGGCACCACGATGCCCAAAGCCAATTTGAAAAGCGCGGAAGCCGACAGTCTGATCCGCTACCTTGAAAACCTTTAA
- a CDS encoding Ig-like domain-containing protein, with amino-acid sequence MKHVTLSLIFILTFAALPASVFGENLFSSFSPFPDTTGFPVTNLHNHFTAKEGLITDGNRVTEWRDQGGNGYHVTVPVDKDPDFTGPRIDLETLNGFPVPKWLENSGMRLERESFSPDPPLPTANVNMYYAVIKAPHAQGTWRFFWDAVSAYARQPLYTTYSDGRWWVRNGSNFTYVTVPDNEWVIVTIRYRNSSASDQGAQVYVNGVLVSDNPNSVRMSGGDGIRFGSAGNTSGERPPFSSTEGEFAMAERLHYDGGHTEEERSQVEHYLSTEWGIALDPVIKPVITSPALGTENIGLTPELQWTIDNDDTEFELVLGTEFNFLSDVLIDTVVTGKAFQVPSGVLNYNTEYWWKVRSTNPEHTAWSQMGAGLYQTGGFAFKTGSEPSEPPGAVTLLSPADGSTDVSTDPVLSWEAVDQATGYRLQVATDTGFSLPVVDEANLTGTDFSVTGLDAATVYYWRVMAVNAIGDGPWSSSWAFTTLNSGTASAMSVTQQPTAATAGAAISPAPAVTVTDGTNPVSGVTVTASLNGASLTGASTTTAITGVDGVASFANLVTETAGTGYTLTFEADAAGVANVDSDPFDVSAAAASTLNEISGNGQTGPISTTLAEAFVTEVQDAFGNPVAGETVDFSIATTPAGAAGQSLNTLSATTDAAGRAASTLTLGDTAGDYTTDATWNAATVSFTATAQTGAATALQVNTQPGTTTAGQTVAGPPSVLVTDSGGNPVSGVTVSVSEQGGYIFDGGTLSAVSDGSGVAAFSDLVINTAGTYTLEFSSTGLTTVASTAFDVTAAAASDLAIASGNTQSARINQTLAQDLTVEVTDAFGNPVSGITVDFATTSVPAGSAGQSLSSASAVTGVDGLASVSLTLGDKVGDYIVDASSAGLTTIQFTATATTGDPSAMSVTTQAGLSTAGQAIAGPPAVTVLDAGGNSVSGVNVSVSESGGYTLDGGTLTVATNASGVAEFSDLFIEAAGDYTLLFSADAAGVADVTSGPFTVQAAAASSIGISSIASPQTAGTPFSVTLTAVDAFGNVDDSFAETADLTTPAGTVSPATAAFAGGTVTLDVSVTQAGSGQTITATDGAISGTSNTFDVNPGAVSASGSSVTATSPHTADGSDAATVSIVLADANGNAIGGLTDADFAVGLGGSSALAGTVAETGTPGTYTVGVTNTVAESVTVTITADGLVLDDSPVVEFQAGPVTRLTIVEQPTVTTAGAAISPAPAVTVTDGTNPVSGVTVDVALTGAAFAAGSTTSVTTDGSGAAVFSNLLIETAGSGYTLTFSSSGLSDVVSGSFDVNPAAADPASTTATVPAGTAGALTTITVNVADAFGNAVTGEAANLAASVSGGPNAGEAVSAFSDDGGGSYSASYTPTAAGDDEITITLNTTGISGSPYTSTVSAGAAASFSFDTITSPQTAGANFVITITALDSEGNTANGYNGTATLTTTAGTITPASATFTAGVASLGVDVSGAGTGQTITAADGAVAGTSNTFDVNPGAVSASVSSVTATSPHTADGTDASTVTIDVQDANGNPISGFINTDFTVDLGLTAASPGTVSEIGTSGTYTVDVTNTTAESVSVTITANGVVLDDTPEIIFQTGAASAMSVTQQPTGSTAGAAISPAPAVTVTDGTNPVSGVTVTASLTGASLMAGSTTSAVTDVNGVASFANLVTETAGTGYRLTFDADAAGVVNVDSDPFDVSAAAASTLNEISGNGQTGPISTALAEAFVVEVQDAFGNPVSGEAVDFSIQSTPAGATGQSLSTLSTTTDAAGRAASTLTLGNAAGTYDVDAVWNATTISFTAIAESGAAAALQVNTQPGATTAGETISGPPSVQVTDSGGNPVSGVNVTVSESGGYILDGGTLTVATNASGVAEFTDLIIEAAGDYTLTFDADAADVTSEPFTVQAAAASSIEISTIASPQTAGTPFSVTMTALDAFGNIDDSFAQTAELTTTAGTVSPATAAFSGGTVTLDVSVTQAGTGQTITATNGAIAGTSNAFDVNPGAVSASVSSVTATSPHTADGSDASTVTIVLQDASGNAITGLTNTDFTVDLGVSSAAAGTVAETGTPGTYTVSVTNTAAEPVTVIITADGVVLDDSPVVEFQAGPVTRLTIVEQPAAATAGEAISPAPAVTVTDGTNPVSGVTVNVALTGAVFTAASTTSVTTDGSGAAAFSNLLIETAGSGYRLTFSSAGLSDVVSGEFAVTPAAADPASTTATVPDGTAGAPTTLTVNVSDAFGNAVTGEAANLAASVSGGPNAGAAVSAFSDDGGGSYSASYTPTATGDDQITITLNTTGISGSPYTSTVSAGAVSLVSPSDGSVGVSVNVILRWSELAGATSYRVQVAEDAEFMTLVSDEAALTDTEYSPGMLNYETTYYWRVLARNGAGNLDWSEVWSFRTVPEPISPPGAVSLVSPLNGALDVSVDALLSWLPVAQAADYRVQVSTDAGFATLSEEQAGLSATEFSTGSLDNSTTYYWRVRARNDAGEGAWSEVWSFQTVQTDLAKTMIESVYPNPFNPTANIQYQLAENSDVLIEIFDMAGKRLLVLVDARQNRGSYTIPFTASGLSSGIYFVRLRAGNTVSTEKFTIIK; translated from the coding sequence ATGAAACATGTAACATTATCGCTCATATTCATTCTCACGTTTGCAGCACTGCCTGCGAGCGTTTTTGGTGAAAACTTATTTTCATCTTTTTCTCCCTTCCCGGATACCACGGGATTTCCTGTTACGAATCTGCACAACCATTTCACCGCAAAAGAGGGACTGATTACGGATGGCAATCGGGTAACAGAATGGAGGGATCAGGGCGGCAACGGCTATCACGTAACGGTTCCCGTTGATAAAGATCCTGATTTCACCGGCCCGCGAATAGACCTTGAAACGCTGAACGGCTTTCCGGTACCCAAATGGCTGGAGAACAGCGGCATGAGGCTGGAAAGAGAGAGCTTTTCGCCCGATCCGCCGCTTCCCACTGCAAATGTGAACATGTACTATGCGGTAATCAAGGCGCCCCATGCCCAGGGAACCTGGCGTTTTTTTTGGGACGCTGTTTCAGCCTACGCCCGGCAGCCTCTCTATACCACCTATTCGGACGGACGCTGGTGGGTGCGAAACGGATCCAATTTCACCTACGTGACCGTTCCGGACAATGAATGGGTCATCGTCACTATCCGGTACAGAAATTCTTCTGCATCGGATCAGGGAGCCCAGGTGTATGTGAACGGAGTGCTGGTATCCGACAATCCAAACTCCGTTCGGATGTCGGGCGGAGACGGTATCCGTTTCGGGAGCGCGGGTAATACGAGCGGGGAAAGACCGCCTTTCAGCAGCACGGAAGGGGAGTTTGCCATGGCGGAAAGACTGCATTATGATGGCGGCCATACCGAGGAGGAGCGCAGCCAGGTTGAGCACTATCTGAGTACTGAGTGGGGGATTGCACTGGACCCCGTTATTAAGCCGGTGATTACCAGCCCTGCACTGGGTACCGAAAATATCGGCTTAACCCCTGAACTGCAGTGGACCATTGACAATGATGATACTGAATTTGAACTCGTTCTTGGAACAGAATTCAATTTTTTAAGTGACGTGCTGATTGATACAGTTGTGACGGGAAAGGCTTTTCAGGTTCCTTCCGGAGTTCTGAACTACAATACGGAATACTGGTGGAAAGTGAGGTCCACAAATCCGGAGCATACGGCCTGGTCACAAATGGGTGCCGGGTTGTACCAGACGGGCGGATTTGCATTTAAAACCGGGTCGGAGCCTTCTGAACCGCCGGGTGCGGTGACGCTCCTGTCACCGGCTGACGGGTCAACGGATGTGAGTACCGACCCGGTATTGAGCTGGGAAGCGGTAGATCAGGCCACAGGCTACAGGCTACAGGTAGCGACCGATACGGGTTTTTCTTTACCGGTGGTCGATGAGGCGAATCTGACCGGAACCGATTTTTCTGTAACGGGCCTGGATGCTGCAACGGTGTATTACTGGCGCGTCATGGCTGTGAACGCGATTGGGGATGGCCCCTGGAGCAGCTCGTGGGCGTTCACAACCTTGAATTCAGGTACGGCCTCAGCCATGAGCGTGACCCAACAGCCGACGGCAGCGACAGCGGGGGCTGCCATCAGCCCGGCTCCTGCGGTAACGGTCACCGACGGGACCAACCCGGTGAGCGGGGTGACGGTGACGGCCAGCCTGAACGGGGCTTCCCTCACGGGGGCAAGCACGACCACAGCCATAACGGGAGTTGACGGGGTGGCCTCTTTTGCGAACCTTGTCACCGAGACGGCAGGCACCGGCTACACGCTCACCTTTGAGGCGGATGCGGCGGGCGTGGCCAACGTGGATTCCGACCCGTTTGATGTGAGCGCGGCAGCGGCCTCAACCCTCAACGAAATCTCCGGCAACGGACAAACCGGCCCGATCAGCACCACCCTGGCGGAGGCCTTCGTGACAGAAGTGCAGGACGCCTTCGGTAACCCCGTGGCGGGCGAGACCGTTGATTTTTCGATTGCGACGACACCGGCCGGGGCAGCGGGGCAGTCACTGAATACTCTTTCAGCCACGACGGATGCGGCCGGACGCGCAGCCAGCACGCTCACGCTGGGCGATACAGCCGGAGACTACACGACGGATGCGACATGGAATGCGGCAACCGTATCGTTTACGGCCACGGCGCAGACCGGCGCCGCGACTGCTCTTCAGGTAAATACCCAGCCCGGCACAACCACCGCGGGACAGACAGTTGCAGGCCCCCCCTCGGTATTGGTGACGGATTCGGGCGGCAACCCGGTAAGCGGGGTGACGGTCTCGGTGAGCGAGCAGGGCGGATACATTTTTGATGGGGGAACGCTGTCGGCCGTAAGTGACGGGTCCGGAGTAGCCGCGTTCAGCGACCTGGTGATCAACACGGCAGGAACCTACACCCTGGAATTTTCTTCAACCGGCCTTACCACTGTCGCCTCCACGGCGTTTGATGTCACGGCTGCTGCGGCATCCGATCTTGCCATTGCTTCCGGAAATACGCAGTCGGCCCGGATCAACCAGACCCTGGCTCAGGATCTCACGGTAGAAGTGACCGACGCCTTTGGCAATCCGGTATCTGGCATTACGGTTGATTTTGCCACTACCTCGGTTCCGGCCGGCTCCGCGGGCCAGTCTCTGAGCAGCGCCTCCGCTGTAACCGGCGTTGACGGGTTAGCCTCGGTATCGCTCACGCTGGGCGATAAGGTGGGCGACTATATCGTGGACGCTTCCTCGGCCGGACTGACTACGATTCAGTTTACCGCCACGGCAACCACCGGTGATCCGTCAGCGATGAGTGTAACGACCCAGGCCGGACTCAGCACAGCTGGGCAGGCTATTGCAGGCCCTCCGGCCGTTACGGTTCTTGACGCGGGCGGCAACTCGGTGAGCGGGGTAAACGTATCGGTGAGCGAAAGCGGCGGCTACACCCTGGATGGTGGAACCCTCACGGTTGCAACGAATGCCTCGGGTGTGGCGGAATTTTCGGATCTGTTTATTGAGGCGGCCGGGGACTACACGCTGCTGTTTAGCGCGGATGCGGCGGGTGTGGCCGATGTCACATCGGGACCGTTTACCGTGCAGGCGGCCGCGGCATCATCCATTGGAATTTCGAGCATCGCCTCGCCTCAGACGGCCGGCACGCCGTTCTCCGTCACGCTTACGGCCGTGGATGCATTTGGCAACGTGGACGATTCCTTTGCTGAGACCGCGGACCTGACCACCCCGGCCGGCACGGTCAGCCCGGCAACGGCAGCCTTTGCCGGCGGCACGGTTACACTGGATGTAAGCGTAACGCAGGCCGGCAGCGGCCAGACGATTACCGCGACCGACGGGGCGATCTCCGGTACCTCGAACACCTTTGATGTGAATCCGGGTGCGGTGAGCGCATCGGGTTCATCGGTGACGGCGACCTCGCCTCATACGGCTGACGGGTCGGATGCGGCGACGGTGAGCATTGTGCTGGCGGATGCCAATGGCAATGCGATTGGGGGGCTGACGGATGCGGACTTTGCGGTGGGCCTGGGTGGGAGCTCTGCCTTAGCAGGCACGGTAGCCGAAACCGGCACGCCGGGGACCTATACGGTGGGCGTTACCAATACGGTGGCCGAGTCGGTGACGGTAACCATCACAGCCGATGGGCTAGTGCTGGATGACAGCCCGGTGGTTGAGTTCCAGGCGGGCCCGGTGACGCGGCTGACCATTGTTGAGCAGCCTACGGTAACGACAGCGGGAGCGGCCATCAGCCCGGCTCCGGCGGTAACGGTGACCGACGGCACCAATCCGGTGAGCGGGGTGACGGTGGATGTGGCTCTGACCGGTGCGGCGTTTGCGGCCGGCAGCACGACCTCAGTGACAACGGATGGCAGCGGAGCGGCAGTTTTCTCCAATCTGCTGATCGAGACGGCGGGCAGCGGGTATACGCTGACCTTCAGCTCTTCGGGGCTGAGTGATGTGGTATCCGGATCGTTTGATGTGAACCCGGCAGCAGCTGATCCGGCGTCGACCACTGCTACGGTACCGGCCGGCACGGCGGGAGCGCTAACAACCATCACGGTGAACGTTGCGGATGCCTTTGGAAACGCAGTGACCGGTGAGGCAGCGAATCTGGCGGCTTCGGTGAGCGGCGGACCCAATGCGGGAGAGGCGGTGAGCGCGTTCAGCGATGACGGCGGGGGCAGCTATTCGGCAAGCTACACGCCGACAGCTGCCGGGGACGATGAGATTACGATTACGCTGAATACAACCGGTATCTCGGGCAGCCCTTACACGAGCACGGTAAGTGCGGGAGCGGCAGCATCCTTCTCTTTTGATACAATAACATCCCCGCAAACGGCCGGCGCGAATTTTGTGATCACGATTACGGCCCTGGATAGCGAGGGCAACACAGCGAATGGTTACAACGGAACGGCCACGCTGACCACCACGGCGGGAACCATCACGCCGGCGTCGGCAACGTTTACAGCGGGTGTGGCGAGTCTGGGCGTGGATGTGAGCGGAGCAGGTACCGGCCAGACGATTACGGCGGCAGACGGGGCGGTAGCAGGCACCTCCAATACCTTTGATGTGAATCCCGGTGCGGTGAGCGCATCGGTCTCATCAGTGACGGCCACCTCCCCGCACACCGCAGACGGTACGGATGCTTCGACCGTTACAATTGATGTACAGGACGCCAATGGCAACCCCATTTCCGGATTTATCAATACTGATTTTACCGTTGATTTGGGACTTACCGCAGCATCGCCGGGAACTGTGTCTGAAATCGGAACAAGCGGCACCTATACGGTTGATGTAACCAATACCACCGCTGAGTCTGTTTCAGTGACCATTACGGCAAATGGCGTGGTTCTTGATGATACTCCTGAAATAATCTTCCAAACGGGTGCAGCTTCTGCCATGAGCGTCACCCAACAACCGACGGGGAGCACGGCGGGAGCGGCCATCAGCCCGGCCCCTGCGGTAACGGTGACCGACGGGACCAACCCGGTGAGCGGGGTGACGGTGACGGCCAGCCTGACCGGGGCTTCACTGATGGCCGGAAGCACGACCTCGGCGGTAACCGATGTGAACGGCGTGGCCTCCTTTGCGAACCTTGTCACCGAGACGGCCGGGACGGGCTACAGGCTGACTTTTGACGCGGATGCGGCGGGCGTGGTCAACGTGGATTCCGACCCGTTTGATGTGAGCGCGGCAGCGGCCTCAACCCTCAACGAAATCTCCGGCAACGGACAAACCGGCCCGATCAGCACCGCCCTGGCTGAGGCGTTCGTGGTGGAGGTGCAGGATGCTTTTGGTAACCCGGTATCAGGCGAGGCGGTTGACTTTTCCATTCAATCAACCCCGGCCGGCGCCACAGGACAGTCGCTGAGTACTTTGTCAACGACAACCGATGCGGCCGGACGCGCAGCCAGCACGCTTACCCTGGGCAATGCAGCCGGGACCTACGATGTGGACGCGGTTTGGAATGCGACAACGATCTCCTTTACAGCCATAGCCGAAAGTGGAGCGGCGGCAGCCCTTCAGGTGAACACCCAGCCGGGCGCCACCACCGCGGGAGAGACGATCTCCGGCCCACCTTCGGTACAGGTGACGGACTCCGGCGGCAACCCGGTGAGCGGGGTGAACGTAACGGTGAGCGAGAGCGGGGGCTACATCCTCGATGGCGGAACCCTCACAGTTGCAACGAATGCCTCAGGCGTTGCAGAATTTACGGATCTGATTATCGAGGCGGCCGGCGACTACACGCTGACTTTTGACGCGGATGCGGCCGATGTGACATCGGAACCGTTTACGGTGCAGGCGGCCGCGGCATCGTCCATTGAGATTTCGACCATCGCCTCGCCCCAAACCGCCGGCACGCCGTTCTCCGTCACAATGACAGCCTTAGATGCCTTTGGCAATATAGACGATTCCTTTGCGCAGACCGCGGAGCTGACCACCACGGCCGGCACGGTCAGCCCGGCAACGGCAGCCTTTTCCGGCGGTACGGTTACCCTGGACGTGAGCGTAACGCAGGCGGGAACCGGCCAGACGATCACGGCGACCAACGGGGCGATAGCCGGCACCTCCAATGCCTTTGATGTGAACCCGGGCGCGGTGAGCGCATCGGTCTCTTCGGTGACGGCCACTTCGCCGCATACTGCTGACGGGTCGGACGCCTCCACGGTGACCATCGTACTGCAGGACGCCAGCGGCAATGCAATTACGGGGCTGACGAATACAGACTTTACCGTTGACCTGGGAGTGAGTTCAGCAGCAGCGGGCACGGTAGCCGAAACCGGCACGCCGGGTACTTATACAGTCAGCGTGACCAACACGGCAGCTGAGCCGGTCACGGTAATCATCACGGCCGACGGGGTTGTACTGGATGACAGCCCGGTGGTTGAGTTCCAGGCGGGCCCGGTGACGCGGCTGACCATTGTTGAGCAGCCGGCGGCAGCGACAGCGGGAGAGGCCATCAGTCCGGCTCCGGCGGTGACGGTGACCGACGGCACCAACCCGGTGAGCGGGGTGACGGTGAATGTGGCTCTGACCGGTGCGGTCTTTACGGCGGCCAGTACGACCTCGGTGACCACAGATGGCAGCGGAGCGGCAGCTTTTTCCAATCTGCTGATCGAGACGGCGGGCAGCGGGTATAGGCTGACGTTCAGCTCTGCGGGGCTGAGCGATGTGGTCTCGGGGGAATTTGCGGTGACCCCGGCAGCAGCCGATCCGGCCTCGACCACGGCAACGGTGCCGGACGGCACGGCGGGAGCGCCGACAACCCTTACGGTGAACGTTTCAGACGCCTTTGGAAACGCAGTGACCGGTGAGGCTGCAAACCTGGCGGCTTCGGTGAGCGGCGGACCCAATGCGGGTGCGGCGGTAAGTGCGTTCAGCGATGACGGCGGAGGCAGCTACTCGGCCAGCTATACGCCGACTGCCACCGGCGACGATCAGATTACGATTACGCTGAACACGACCGGCATCTCCGGCAGTCCCTATACGAGCACGGTGAGTGCGGGAGCGGTGAGTCTGGTTTCGCCGTCTGATGGTTCAGTCGGTGTAAGTGTGAATGTCATACTGAGATGGAGTGAACTGGCGGGAGCCACAAGCTACAGGGTGCAGGTGGCGGAGGATGCAGAATTTATGACATTGGTCAGTGATGAAGCAGCCCTCACAGATACGGAGTACAGTCCGGGGATGCTCAATTACGAAACCACATACTATTGGCGGGTTTTGGCAAGAAATGGTGCAGGGAATCTGGATTGGTCGGAAGTATGGAGTTTCAGAACGGTACCGGAGCCGATTTCACCGCCTGGCGCAGTGAGTCTGGTGAGCCCGTTAAATGGTGCTTTGGATGTGTCCGTGGATGCGTTGTTGAGCTGGCTGCCGGTAGCGCAGGCTGCTGATTACAGGGTTCAGGTATCGACGGATGCCGGATTTGCAACTTTATCAGAAGAGCAGGCTGGTTTGTCTGCTACAGAGTTTAGCACCGGATCACTCGATAATTCAACCACCTACTATTGGCGGGTGCGGGCGCGGAATGATGCCGGTGAGGGAGCATGGAGCGAAGTTTGGAGCTTTCAAACAGTTCAAACCGATCTCGCAAAAACAATGATTGAGTCGGTGTATCCGAATCCATTCAATCCTACGGCAAACATTCAATATCAGTTGGCGGAAAATTCCGATGTGCTGATTGAAATATTCGATATGGCAGGAAAACGGCTTCTGGTGCTTGTTGATGCCCGGCAAAACAGAGGCAGCTATACCATCCCGTTTACTGCATCCGGATTATCGTCCGGGATCTATTTTGTCCGGTTGCGGGCCGGAAATACGGTGTCGACGGAAAAATTTACGATCATCAAATAG
- a CDS encoding sulfotransferase family protein, which produces MSDTIKVFGIGLNKTGTTTLGRCMKILGYNHKSYDLELLKKHYEGRTDEVLKYAEKYDGFEDWPWPLLYKELDSRFPGSKFILTTRITPQKWYGSLVKHSERTGPTEARKLVYGYTDPHHKKNEHIRFYNKHNAEVRAYFHGRDSDFIELCWERGDGWEKLCRFLDKQNPDTLFPHANKSPGRLSTIKKKIVSFF; this is translated from the coding sequence ATGTCAGACACAATCAAGGTTTTCGGAATTGGATTGAATAAGACCGGGACAACTACGCTTGGGCGGTGCATGAAGATTCTCGGCTATAATCACAAAAGCTATGATCTTGAGTTGTTGAAAAAACATTATGAGGGCCGCACAGATGAGGTGCTGAAGTACGCCGAAAAGTACGACGGCTTCGAAGACTGGCCCTGGCCGCTGTTGTACAAAGAACTGGATTCCCGGTTCCCGGGCAGTAAATTTATTCTCACCACCCGCATCACACCACAAAAATGGTACGGAAGCCTGGTGAAACACTCGGAGAGAACCGGGCCGACGGAAGCCAGGAAGCTGGTTTACGGATACACCGATCCGCATCATAAAAAGAATGAGCATATCCGATTTTACAATAAACACAACGCAGAGGTGCGAGCTTATTTTCACGGCCGCGATTCCGACTTTATAGAACTTTGCTGGGAACGGGGTGACGGCTGGGAAAAACTGTGCCGTTTTCTGGACAAGCAAAATCCCGATACCCTTTTTCCTCATGCCAACAAGAGTCCCGGCAGGTTATCTACAATCAAAAAAAAGATAGTGTCGTTTTTTTGA
- a CDS encoding sulfotransferase family 2 domain-containing protein, with protein MSALSLNITDELVSFLSHVKNRKEFNELRKPGSEYSLAGFDRLHSIFIHIPKNAGVSINMSLFGNKGGGHLTAVQYKKIFGPITFHKYFKFTFVRNPYSRLLSAYLFLKKGGMNRKNELWADQNLSGYNSFDAFVKEWVNKENIKTYYHFLPQCHFICDNNLSPQVDFIGRLENIERDYNYICRTLGVSKSLMTMNRTSSENLSWANYYDADTKEIVYKAYKEDFDVLKYPK; from the coding sequence ATGAGCGCCTTAAGCCTGAACATTACCGATGAGCTGGTTTCCTTTCTCTCGCATGTAAAAAACCGAAAAGAGTTCAATGAGCTCCGAAAGCCGGGATCGGAATATTCACTGGCGGGATTTGACAGGTTGCATTCAATTTTTATCCATATCCCCAAAAATGCAGGGGTCTCAATAAATATGTCTCTGTTCGGGAATAAGGGAGGGGGCCATTTAACGGCAGTTCAGTATAAAAAAATATTTGGGCCAATTACATTTCATAAATATTTCAAATTCACTTTTGTCAGAAATCCCTATAGCAGGCTCCTCTCCGCATATCTTTTTCTGAAAAAGGGTGGCATGAACAGGAAGAACGAGCTTTGGGCCGATCAGAATTTGTCAGGCTACAACAGTTTTGATGCCTTTGTGAAAGAATGGGTCAATAAAGAAAACATAAAAACCTACTACCACTTTTTACCTCAGTGTCACTTTATCTGCGATAATAACTTGTCACCTCAGGTTGATTTTATCGGCAGGCTTGAAAACATTGAACGTGATTATAACTATATTTGCCGTACACTTGGTGTCTCAAAATCCCTCATGACTATGAACCGGACCTCTTCAGAAAATTTGTCGTGGGCCAATTATTATGATGCGGACACAAAAGAAATTGTTTATAAAGCCTATAAAGAAGACTTTGACGTATTGAAATATCCCAAATAA